GGATGGTGGCGAGGATGGAGGTCATGGGTCCCTTCCTCTTGGGCTCCCAGCAGGAATGCATCTTCTTCTGTGTCCGTGAGGAGCCTGTCCTGTTTTTGCGCATGGATGATGACTTTGTGTCATACACACCCCGGGACAAGCAGAACCTACGTGAGAATCTCCATGGCTTCAGCCCAGAAGTACAGGTGGAGAGCTTGGAACTGGCCATTCGGAAAGAGGTGATGGTGGGGGAAGTGGGAGGATGTGGCGGGGTAGAGAATTAGCTAAGACAGGTCACTGAGCCCAAACCcatcactttagagatgaggaaactgaggcccacaggtgaagtgacttgccccaggtcacacagatgggaaatgGACAAGACAGGATcagaactcagttctttctgaccccaagtccaCCGTTCTGTCCATTGTTGCATCTAGAGTTTTGAAATCGGGAAGACCTGGGTGTGAATGTTGCCCCAGATATTTAACCAATTTATCAGATATTATCCAATTTCTCATCCCAGTCAGAAGGAATTGGATTTAatagggaagaagcatttattaagcacctattacatTCCAGACAAGAGCTTTCCCAGCAttacctcctttgatcctcaGGACAGCCCTTGGAGGTAGGAgctagtattatctccattttatattttatgtagggaaactgaggtaaagagaggttgattcgaactcaggtctcttCGACTCCAGGCTTGGAGCTCCATCCAAGGTGCTGGCAGCTCCCTTCCATCTCAGAAGTACTGATCCTCTGTGCCTTTCTGGTCCAGATCCACGACTTTGCCCAGCTGGGGGAGAACACGTACTACGTGTACCATGACCCGGAGCACTTCCGGGAAGAGCCGCACTCGGTGCAGGTCCGGAGCGAGGACGACGTCCTTGT
This genomic stretch from Gracilinanus agilis isolate LMUSP501 unplaced genomic scaffold, AgileGrace unplaced_scaffold18944, whole genome shotgun sequence harbors:
- the LOC123254280 gene encoding paladin-like, with the translated sequence MEVMGPFLLGSQQECIFFCVREEPVLFLRMDDDFVSYTPRDKQNLRENLHGFSPEVQVESLELAIRKEIHDFAQLGENTYYVYHDPEHFREEPHSVQVRSEDDVLVTEEVYKRPIFLLPSYRYHRLPLPEDGAPLEAQFDAFIGFLRESPSLLPLRDPSGAPPALLFSCQTGIGRTNLGMVLGTLVLSHCSRMTKRP